TTTTTTTACATGAAAGAAGATAAAGCCATTGTTGTCTTTAGCGGAGGCCAAGACAGCACGACCTGTTTATTCTGGGCAAAAGAGCAGTTTAAAGAAGTCGAAACAGTTACTTTCGATTATGGTCAACGCCATAAATTAGAAATTGAATGTGCGAAAGAAATTGCAGAAGAGGTTGGTGTAAAACATCATATTTTAGATATGTCGCTGCTTCATCAACTGGCACCAAATGCCTTAACACGGAATGATATTGATGTAGCTGAAAGTGATAAAACGGAACTTCCAAACACTTTTGTACCGGGCAGAAACTTACTTTTTCTATCTTTCGCTGGTGTGTTGGCAAAACAAGTTGGTGCAAAGCATTTAGTGACAGGGGTTAGTGAAACGGATTTTAGTGGCTATCCAGATTGTCGAGATAGTTTTATCAAATCATTAAATGTTACGCTAAATCTGGCGATTGATGAACCGTTTGTAATCCATACACCGCTAATGTGGTTGGATAAAAAGGAAGTCTGGGAACTTTCAGATGAGTTAGGCGTATTGGATGTCATTCGGGAAAAGACCTTGACTTGCTATAACGGTATAAAGGCTGATGGCTGTGGAGTGTGTCCAGCTTGCAAGCTTCGAAATAATGGTTTAGAGCAATACTTGCTGAAAAAGGGAGAGAAATAAGTATGTTACGTGTATTCTTTTATTTAATTTCAATTGTCTCGGCTAATGTCATCACTGCAGCATTGATGCCTTTAGAGATTGGTATTTTTATTATTCCTATGGGAACGTTTCTAATCGGTGCAACATTTATCTTTCGTGACTTGGTGCAAAACAAGTACGGAAGGGCAAAGACCTATTTATTTATTCTTACGGCATTGATATTGTCGGGTGTGGTTTCCTCTTTACTGGGAGATACATTAATGATTGTTGCTGCTTCAGCCCTATCCTTTATTATTTCTGAAACAGCAGATACAGAGATTTATACGAGATTAAAACTGCCAATCGCATGGCGCGTTTTTTATAGTGGGATTGTCGGAGGTCTGCTAGATTCAGTCGTTTTCGTTATTGTTGGATTAAGTCCGCTGGGTGCAGGATTTATCCCTTGGGAAGCTGTTCCAGCAGCAATTTTAGGCCAAGTAATTGCCAAAACAGTTATTCAGCTTATTGGAGCTCTCGCTCTAAATCAAGTTTATCTAGTGAAAGCAAGACGTGTAGCAGCAAGCTAAATTCCCGTAAACAAGGAATGCCAGAAATGTCAAAGGATACCGTTTTGATGGTATCTAAATGCTTAAAGCACCCATATTTATCTTATACAACAAGGACCTCTCTTACGAGATCCTTGTTGTATTTTCTTATTAAATTAAAGCACCGTATAATGAAAAAGAAAAACTATTCTTCACCTAAAAAACCTGCAAGAATCCCTCTATTTAATTCATCTTTAATCAACTGAACACTTTAGCATAAGAAATGCTCTATTTAATCAAATACAGCATTTTTGCTTAATAAAAACACCATTTAAAATTAGGAACTATTTCTTTATCTATATATAAAAAAGAAATCCCTTATAGGAAGAATTATGCAACGCATATAACGAAACGAAATAATGAAAAGTTCCTAATATTCCTCATAACTTTCTAATAAATTTTCGCGCTATCAATGAAGGTTTTTGATCACTTTCTCAAAAATGAATAAAAACGGTGTAAGCAGCTAAAAATTAAACCATGGATCTTTGTTTTTTTATTCTAATGTACTTATCTTATTCCTAAAAAATTTATCGCATGAAGTCTTTAGACTGTTTGCGTAATAAAGGATGATATGATGACTTTTAATCGTGAACAAATCAAGGAGAAGTATAATATAAATAAAGATTTACTTCCATCGACGGAGAAAGAAAGGACATGGAATAAAACAAATTATGCAACGACGTGGATGGGTAACGTTCATAATATACCATCATATGTGACAATTGGAGGTTTTTTTGTCCTAGGTCTCTCGGTTAATCAAGTTTTTTGGGTGATTATGATAGCCGGGGTGATCGTCGCTCTTATGTTAGTTTTGAATGGTGTTTCAGGGGCTAAATACGGCATACCCTTTTCAGTGTCATTAAGAACGTCTTATGGCGTACGGGGAGCCATTATCCCTGGATTTTTACGTGGTGTTATTTCCGCCATTATGTGGTTTAGTTTACAAACTTATGCAGGTAGTTCCGCTGTAACAGTTCTGATTGGTGAATTCTGGCCTGGTTACCTTAATCTCGGAGGTGATTGGAGTTTCTTCGGCTTAAGCTTACCTGGCATTATTTCCTTTCTTTTATTTTGGTGTTTCAACGTAGCCTTTATATTCGGGGGGATGGATCTTATAGGCAAATTCCAAAAAGTGCTATCCGTTCTTATTTACATAGTATTTATTGGGATGGCTATTTGGGCTGTATACTTAGCCGGTGGTATTGGACCAATCCTTGATTATACACCAAAAGGTATAAATGGGAATACGCTTCTCGTATTAGCCGGCTCTATAGCTGCTATAGTTGGAACATGGGCAGCCCCGATTTTAAGCATTAACGACCTTACTAAAAAGGCTAAAAAGCCTAAGGATCAAGCCATCGGTCAATCCATAGGGCTTATTATTACATTTTTGCTGTTTGCAATAGCAAGCATAGTGATTATTGTCGGATCGGAAATTGCCTTCGGTACGCCAATTTGGAATATCGTCGATGTCATTAACCGATTCGATAGTAAATTTGCAATTGCTGGTGCCGTTTTAGTAATTTGTTTATCAACAATTTCTGCAAATCTTGTTGGTAATGTTGTACCTGCAGGTTATCAGTTAGTATCATTGTCCCAATTATTCCAAAAGGAATTGCATTTCAAAACAGGAGCAATTATAGCTGCTATTATCGGTTTATTTTTATTCCCATGGAAGCTGATGGAGAATCCAACTAGTATTTATGCCTTTTTAAATTTTGTTGGCGCAATATTAGGTCCAGTCACAGGTATCATGCTGGCGGATTATTATATTATTCGTCGGAGAAAAATTAATTTAAATGCCCTTTATGAGCCTAAAAGCGACTATTTTTTTCGAAAAGGCTTTAATATCCGGGCAATCATAATTACAATTATTTCAGTTATTGTTACATTAATTGGTGCGTTCGTAGATGTATTAGAGCCCCTCTATAATTTATCATGGTTTGTAGGTACAGGATTGGCTTTTATTTTATACATTGCTTTTCGTCCAAAGAGAAGGGAAGCATAAGGACTGTCCTTTCAATTTCTTCTTTCGTAAAAGCATCCATTTTTATTTGGCGTCATTTTCCCATTTACCCGATGTTAATAGAGCTCTTTTGAGTTAATAAACGTCTTGAATCCAATGATATCTGCCAAATAAAATACTCATGGCAACCGTTATTTGCCATTTGCTTTAACCACTGTTCTTCCTTTCAAAGTCGATAAAAATTAAACTTCTGCATGCTCAACGCCTCCAATTTCTGATGCAATGGGCAGCAGAAAATTATCGATAGTATGGTCTCATCACAGATAGAAGTTTAAGAATCAACACTATTTTTTTTCCTTTTTTTACTCCAATCATAAGGTATATTTGCCCACTCAAAAAAAACATAGAATAAATACACAAAAACAGATAATAAAAGGTTATTAATCCATTCTACAGTGTCATTAAAAATCAATTGATATACTGAAAAACATACAAAGTATAATATTGGATATCCAATATTACGTTTAAGCATCTTGACCTCCTATAAAACTCTTATTTGGCGATAACCATTATTTTTTAATACAACTTTCTCTTCTTTGGGCCAACCAAATCGTTGAAAAAGTTTAAATAAACATTGCTATTGGAAAGGTAATTATCATTCCTGCTGGCACGGATAACCACATCATCTTTATTGCAATATGGAGTTTCTTAAAAATAAGATATAGTACACCGACTAACCAGAACGCTAAAATAACGAAGAATATTGGGGCTGCAAAAGTATCGTTTGTATAATTTTCCGAGATGGCACCAGAAGCCATAAATAGAGTAAATATAAATGTAATAATACCACTAAAAATAGTGTGAAGAAAAATTGTCTTCTTGTTGATTTTCAAAATCTCCCTCCTATTTTTAAACTTTTGTTGTTCTGCACTTTTCCAAGTAAAACTCCAGTTAACAATAACATTAATTAGCAATAATACTTATCATTAATTAGGTAAATATATCATTATAAGGTTTATTAAAAGAGGTGTTATTTTTTTGAAAAAAGCAGTCGTTATCTTTTCAGCTCTATTTCTTATTCTTATGTTCTCAACTCCAACGTTTGCTTCTGATCAATCTGCCTACGAAAAGGCATTGCTTTCCCTATTATGGGAAGATATTGATAGAGCTGTTGTTGAATACTATGACATTAAAGATGTCCAATATTTCGATGAAAAAATATTAGACTTAAAAATGAAAAATACACTTGATTTTGAAATCACAATCCAACTCGCTGCATTTATAGGTGCACACAACACGATTGGAACCGATACACTTACATTTGTACAAGAAGCACCTGATAAGCTAAAATTAGTTCATTACAAACATACTCCGTCAAAAGAAAAAAAGGAAATATTAGAATGGTATTTTAAAAATCATTCATAAATAACCGATTTTTATGCTGCCTTTTTCAACTAACCCGCCAGTTCTTCATAAAGTTACCTTACCATATATTGGTGATTTCGAAAAATATTCTTTGGCATTATTATGACGACTTTTGTTATTTTGTCAGCCAAATTTAATGAATCTTTTTAAGACTGCTTAAGCTGGAACCCTTTAGAAAAATATCTGCAGCTTTACATAAATATCTAATTTAGTAATTCTTAATCCTGTCAATACAAGTAAATATGCTTTAACGTTTATTCCTTATTCGCATACATTGTCTCCGTGCTATGACTATAGAGTTCAATAATATTTCCAAATGGATCTTCACAATAGACTAAATAGTAAGGCTTGCCTTCCCATGTATTCCAAATATCGCTCCGCTTTTTCCCACCTGACATTTCAATTTTATCGGCAAGCCCTTCTATATCATCCGCTATTAAACATATATGAAAATAACCCTGATAACCTTGTTTTTCTTTGTTTTCAATTTTTGGTTCCTGAAATTCAAACAACTCGAGACCAACCTGATTTTGCGAAATCAAATGAGCATTCCTCATTTTTTTAATGTTTTTACCCAATAAGTCATTGGTCATATTAGGTTTCTTTTCTAGCTCTGAGACAAAGGTATATGGCCCAGCAATTAATTTAAAATCCAAGACCTCCCAATACCATTTGATAGCAGCCTCAATATCAGGAACTGATAACCCTATATGTGTAATTGCTGTCATTAAATATCCCTCCTGAGGAACTAATTCCCTTGAAACGTGACTATCACTCCACGAATTTTGTCTAAGGATTCAGTTGCAAAAAGCCATTAATCTGCTATAGATTAATGGCTCCAGGATGTC
This region of Oceanobacillus sp. FSL K6-2867 genomic DNA includes:
- the queC gene encoding 7-cyano-7-deazaguanine synthase QueC, which gives rise to MKEDKAIVVFSGGQDSTTCLFWAKEQFKEVETVTFDYGQRHKLEIECAKEIAEEVGVKHHILDMSLLHQLAPNALTRNDIDVAESDKTELPNTFVPGRNLLFLSFAGVLAKQVGAKHLVTGVSETDFSGYPDCRDSFIKSLNVTLNLAIDEPFVIHTPLMWLDKKEVWELSDELGVLDVIREKTLTCYNGIKADGCGVCPACKLRNNGLEQYLLKKGEK
- a CDS encoding VUT family protein produces the protein MLRVFFYLISIVSANVITAALMPLEIGIFIIPMGTFLIGATFIFRDLVQNKYGRAKTYLFILTALILSGVVSSLLGDTLMIVAASALSFIISETADTEIYTRLKLPIAWRVFYSGIVGGLLDSVVFVIVGLSPLGAGFIPWEAVPAAILGQVIAKTVIQLIGALALNQVYLVKARRVAAS
- a CDS encoding cytosine permease, with the protein product MTFNREQIKEKYNINKDLLPSTEKERTWNKTNYATTWMGNVHNIPSYVTIGGFFVLGLSVNQVFWVIMIAGVIVALMLVLNGVSGAKYGIPFSVSLRTSYGVRGAIIPGFLRGVISAIMWFSLQTYAGSSAVTVLIGEFWPGYLNLGGDWSFFGLSLPGIISFLLFWCFNVAFIFGGMDLIGKFQKVLSVLIYIVFIGMAIWAVYLAGGIGPILDYTPKGINGNTLLVLAGSIAAIVGTWAAPILSINDLTKKAKKPKDQAIGQSIGLIITFLLFAIASIVIIVGSEIAFGTPIWNIVDVINRFDSKFAIAGAVLVICLSTISANLVGNVVPAGYQLVSLSQLFQKELHFKTGAIIAAIIGLFLFPWKLMENPTSIYAFLNFVGAILGPVTGIMLADYYIIRRRKINLNALYEPKSDYFFRKGFNIRAIIITIISVIVTLIGAFVDVLEPLYNLSWFVGTGLAFILYIAFRPKRREA
- a CDS encoding DUF3888 domain-containing protein, which gives rise to MKKAVVIFSALFLILMFSTPTFASDQSAYEKALLSLLWEDIDRAVVEYYDIKDVQYFDEKILDLKMKNTLDFEITIQLAAFIGAHNTIGTDTLTFVQEAPDKLKLVHYKHTPSKEKKEILEWYFKNHS
- a CDS encoding VOC family protein codes for the protein MTAITHIGLSVPDIEAAIKWYWEVLDFKLIAGPYTFVSELEKKPNMTNDLLGKNIKKMRNAHLISQNQVGLELFEFQEPKIENKEKQGYQGYFHICLIADDIEGLADKIEMSGGKKRSDIWNTWEGKPYYLVYCEDPFGNIIELYSHSTETMYANKE